The Amycolatopsis coloradensis sequence TGGTCAAGGTGTCGGCGGGATTGTTCGTCGCGTTGCCCGTCCTGCTGGTGATCTTCGCGGCCGGGATGATCCGCGGTATCCGGCTCGAAACCGGCCAGTGGCTGACGATCTTCGGCACACTCTGGCTCGGGACGCTGCCCTTCGCGGTGCTGGGGCTGATGATCGGCCTGTTCGGCAAGGGCGACACCGTCCAGGCGGTGACCGGCGCGCTGATGCTGCCGCTGGGCATGTTCGGCGGATTGTGGATCCCGCTGCAGGTCCTGCCCGGCTGGATGAACACGGCCGGGCACCTCATGCCGACGTACTGGCTCGGCGAGATCGGCCGCGCGCCGGTGCTCGGCGGTTCGGGCACGCTGACCGCCGTGGGGGTGCTCGCGGCGTGGCTCGTGATCCCCGCGCTCGTGGTGATGGCGAGGTTCCGGCTCGACACGGCGAGACTGTGAACCCGTGTTAGTTTTCCGAAGTGGTGGAGGATGAACGGGACGGCGACGAGCGGCCGATGACGCCCGAGGAGTCGCTCGCGCTCATCGCCACGCAGGCGGAGAAGACCCGGCGCGAGATCGGGCCGAATCCGGCGGTGCTGCTCGCCGTATGGGGTCTGGTGTGGCTGCTCGGCTTCGGGCTCGTCTACCTTTCCGCCCCGCCGACCGCGCTGCTGCCGATGTGGGCCGCCGGCGTGATCGCCGTCGCCGGTTTCGCCGGGGCCATGGCGTATTCGGCGATCTACGGCATCCGGTCGGGCCGCGGGGTGCGCGGGCCGTCCCGGCTCGTCGGGGCGATGTACGGGTGGAGCTGGATGATCGCGTTCGGCGGCCTGACGGTGGTGAACACCGCGCTGATCCGCCTCGGCCTCGACAGCGAGTTGATCCCGTTGCTGTGGTCCGGGACCTCGCTCATACTGACCGGTCTGATGTACCTCGCCGGCGGGATGCTGTGGCAGAGCAAGCTGCAGTACGGCCTCGGCGTGTGGATCATCGCGTGCGGCGCGGCGAGCGTGCTGGCGGGGGGACCGCACAACTTCCTCGTACTGAGCCTCGCGGGTGGCGGTGGCTTCCTGGTGGCGTCGCTGGTCTTCCTGGTGCGGGCGCGATGAGCGAAGACGGGTTGCCCCAGCTCGACCCGGTGATCCACGCGCAGGCGCGGCTGCGGGTCACCGTGGCGTTGTCGAGCCTGGGGCCGGGGGACAGCATCACCTTCCCGAGGCTGCAGCAACTGCTGGACATGACACCGGGCAACCTGTCGACCCATCTGCGCAAACTCGAGGACGCGGGCTACGTCGAGATCACGAAGGCGTTCGAGCACCGCACGCCGGTGACCCTGGTCCAGCTGACCACCCGTGGCCGGGCCGCGTTCGAGGAGTACACGAAGGCCCTGCATCGTCTTCTCGAGGTGCCGGGCGATGGGCGGGCATGACCGGTGGGTCATCCACCTCGACATGGACGCGTTCTACGCCTCCTGTGAACAGCTGACCCGGCCGACCCTGTCCCACCGTCCGGTACTGGTCGGCGGCGCGGGACCGCGCGGCGTGGTCGCCGGGGCGAGCTACCAGGCGCGCGAACACGGGATCAAATCGGCGATGCCGATGTCGCAGGCCCGGCGGCTGCTGCCGCCCAACGGGGTCATCCTGCCGCCGCGGTTCAAACTGTACGAACTGCTGAGCACCCAGGTGTTCGACCTCGTCGCCCAGTACGCGCCCGTGCTGGAACGGATCTCCCTCGACGAGGCCTTCGCGGAACCGCCTTCACTGGCCGGTGCCTCCTCGGACGAGGTGCGGGAGTTCGGTGCGCGCCTGCGGGAGCACATCCGGTCCGAAATCGGCCTGGTGGCGTCGATCGGGGCGGCGTCGGGGAAGCAGGTCGCGAAGGTCGCGTCGGATCTGGCGAAACCGGACGGGCTGCTCGTCGTCGACCAGGGCACCGAACGCGACTTCCTCGCGCCGCTGCCGACCAGGGTGTTGTGGGGGATCGGCCCGGTGGCGGAAGGGAAACTGCGGGCGATCGGCGTCCGGACACTGGGCCAGCTGACCGCGCTCTCCGACGCCGACGCGGTGTCCACTTTGGGCAGTGTGGTCGGGCGGGACCTGCGGCGGCTGGCCACCGGCGTCGACGACCGGCCGGTGTCCGACCGCGCGGAGCTCAAACAGGTCAGCGCCGAAACGACCTTCGACCGGGACCTGATCGATCTGACGAGCCTGCGGCGCGAGGTCCGCGACCTCGCCGTGCACGCGCACCGGCGCCTCGTCAACGCCGGACGGGTCGCGCGGACGGTGGTGGTGAAGCTGCGGCACACCGACTTCAGCACCGTGACGCGTTCGGAGACGATGGCCTCGCCCACCGACGAATTCGACCAGCTCGCCGCGATGGCGGAACGGCTGCTGATCGATCCGACCGAGTTCGGCGGGGTGCGGCTGGCCGGGGTCGCGTTCTCCGGGCTTTCGGTGCCGCATCAGGATCCGCTGTTCACTCTTTCGGTTCCGGCCGCCGAGACGCCCGTGGTCGAGCGAGCCCCGGCGCCGGTGCCGGTGCCGGTGGTGTCGTCGAGTTGGCGGCCCGGGGACGACGTCGTGCACGAGTCGTACGGAACCGGGTGGGTGCAGGGCGCCGGGCACGGACGGGTGACCGTCCGGTTCGAGACGCGCACCAGTGGGCCGGGGGTGGCGCGGACGTTCCCGCAGGAGGATCCGGCGCTGCGCAGGGGAGAGCCCGGCGACTGCCTGGCTTGAGCCGGCAAGCGGAGTGTCCACAGGGACACTTAGTGCCAACCGAGTGCTCTTTTGCGGAGGGGTCGTGAGTGCTAGAGAGCGTTCTAATCCAATGTCACGTAGCTTAAGTCGATCTTGGGTGGGTGTCTTGATCGTAAGCGGTGAGGGTTGCCGCAGGTCACGCGCTCAGTTGCCCTGGCCGGCGGGAGCCGACTGCGTTCCTGAGTGTCCATTAAGGACACGTTCGCTGACTCGATGTCTGATTGACCCCCTCGGCCCACGACCAGGGCCGAAGGCTCCCTTCGTCGCATCAGGCGCAGCGAAGGGAGCCTTCACCCCGACTGTCAACCTCGTCCAAGATCAACTTAAGTTACGTGGCATTGCGTTCTAATGCTCTTTATCACTCACGACTCAGGGGCGCGCCGCACGAGCGTCTCCCGTTCCGCTGATCGTTCAGGACGGCCATGGCGGCGATCCTCCCAGGTTCCGGAGGCGATTCACGAACGGAAAGTGCCGTGGACCTCGGTTGAGTGTCGTGCCTACGGGCCGTAAGGCAGGATGGAGGGACCTTCACCCGATCGAGGGAATAAATGCTCAGCTCCCGTGCCCGTCAGACCACTGCCCTCCTCGGCGCCGCCCTCCTGCTCGCGGGGTGCGGCAGCGCTCCGGAACAGCGGCAGCCGCCCGCCACGTCCGAGGCGCCGCCGTCGAGCCAGGCGCCGGACGGGTCGTTCACCGTGGTCGCGACCGGCGACGTGCTGATCCACCCCGCGCTGACCGAACAGGCGAAGGAAGACGGTGGTGGCAAGATCGACTACCGGCCTCTGCTGGCCGGGATCAAACCGCTGATCTCCGGGGCCGACCTCGGCATCTGCCATCTCGAGACCCCGCTCGCGCCGAAGGGCGGGCCGTACAGCGGCTACCCGTCGTTCAGCGCGCCGCCCGAGATAGCCGGCGCGCTCAAGGACACCGGGTACGACAACTGCTCGACGGCGTCCAACCACACGATCGACCAGGGCGTGGACGGCGCGACCAGGACCCTCGACGAACTCGACGAGGCCGGGATCAAGCACACCGGCTCGGCGCGTTCGGCCGAGGAGGCGAAGAAGCCGCTGATCGTCGACGTCACCGGCGTCAAGGTCGCCCAGCTCTCGTACTCCTACGGGTTCAACGGGATCAAGGTGCCCGCGGGCAAACCCTGGCTGGTGAACCAGATCGACGCCGAAGACGTGATCGCCGAGGCCAAGGCCGCGCGGAAGGCGGGCGCGCAGGTCGTCCTCGCGAGCCTGCACTGGGGCACCGAGTACCAGCACGAGCCGACCGCCGAACAGCGCTCACTGGCGAAGAAACTCCTCGGCGACGACTCGATCGACCTGATCATCGGCCATCACGCGCACGTCGTGCAGCCCTTCGAGCAGATCAACGGCAAGTGGGTCGCCTACGGCCTCGGCAACAGCGTCGCCCGCCATTCGGAGCCGAAGGGTTCGACGGAACAGGGCGCGGCCGCGCGGTTCCGGTTCGTGCGCGACGGCGAACGCTGGAAGGTCGACAAGGCCGAATATGTCCCGACACTGGTCCAGCTCGGCCCGCCGATCCGCCTGCTCGACCTGACCGCGGGACAGGCCGGGAACGCCGGCGCGGAAGCGCTCGAGGCCACCGACGAAGTCGTCCTCAGCCGCGGCGCGGGCGAGCGGGGGCTGACCCGCCCCGGCCGCTGACCAGAGGGGGCAGGGGCGGGCTCGTCCCGCCCACCCCTGCCTTACCGCGCCCGCCTTCAATACCGTCGCCGTACCACCAGTTTCGCGAGCGCCGCGAGCTCGGCGCCTGGGCGGGGCACCGGATTCGAGACGGCGAGATGGTGCAGCGCGCCGGTCAGGAGCGCGTCGGCCTGCTCCTGACTCCAAGCCCGGCCGCCCGCCCGTTCCACCAGCTCGGCCGCGTGGGGCAATTCCGCGGCGTCGAGGTTTTCCTTGCGGTACAAGGCATCCAGTTCTCGCCCGGCTTCCGTCCCCGAGTGGAGCGCGGCCACCACCGGCAGGGACTTCTTCCGGTTGGACAGATCCGAGTGGACCGGTTTGCCGGTCACCGCCGGATCGCCCCAGATCCCGAGTAGATCGTCGATGTGCTGGAACGCCAGCCCGAGTGCCCTCCCGTACTCGGTCAGCCGGTCGACCTGATCCTGTCTCCCTTCCCCGGCCAGCGCCCCGAGCGTGCACGACGCCCCGAGCAACGCGCCGGTCTTCCCCTCGGCCATCCGTACGCATTCGGCGGTGTCGACGTCACCGCGTTCCTCGAACTTCAGATCGGCGCTCTGGCCCTCCAGCAGGTCGATCACGGCGGTGCTGAGCACCCGCAGCGCGGTCTGCCCGAACGGGGCCAGCACCTCGAAGGCCCGGCACAGCAGGGCGTCCCCGGCGAGGATCGCCGCGCCGGTGCCGAAAACGGTCCAGGCCGTCGGGCGGTGCCGCCGGGTCGTGTCGGAGTCCATCACATCGTCGTGCAGCAGGGAGAAGTTGTGCACCATCTCCACCGCGACACCCACCGGGACGGCGATCTCGGCGTGCCCTCCGACCGCCCGCGCCGACAGCAGCGCGAGCGCGGGCCGCAAGGCCTTCCCGTTGTCCGAAGTGGACGGACGCCCGTGTTCGTCCCACCAGCCGAAGTGGTAGCCGGCGATGAGCCGCATCGATTCGGGCATGCCGTCGACGGCCTCGCGCAAGGCCGGGTCGAGCAGATTCCGGCTCCAGGTCAGCACTTCACCGGCGGGCCGGGCTCCGGTATGGGTCTCGATGGTCGTCAACGGACTCCCTTTCAGTCGACCCGGAGAACTGCTGTTTTTCGCAATTCGTGGATAACCATTCGAGTAGGGCGGTGGCAAAGTCAACATAGCAAGGGGTAATGCCCCGACAAACAACTCGATCGGGTCTGCGGAAATGTTCACCTGTTTGCCGACCGTCCCGGACGCGCGGCCGGAGGCGGCCGTTCGGGTGTCGAAGCTGCGCGAAATGCCGGTATGCGGCGGAGTCGGTGACGTCTCGTGGTGGCGACTCACTCGGTCGTGAAGCCGCGCTCTCCGATCGGTGACGCGCCTTTCCGGCGCGTATCGGAAATTGTTTCGAGTGCTGAGAAATTGGGCCGAGCCGGTGATGATCGACTGCGCTGAGTCCGCCGCTGGTATGAATTGATTCAACCGGTCTTTTCGCTCGTGGAAGGGTGAACTAGCTTCAGCAGTCTCCGTGGGAAGGACTCGAATGGGCATGTACCTGACCGGCATCGCCTGGGTCGTCGGCGCGGCGGCCCTCGCGGGCTTCGTCGGCTACCTCGTCCGCAGGTTCGGCTGGGACGAGGGACGGCCCGACAACAACGACGCCGCCGGCCAGGTGTTCACCATCGTCGGTGGGCTGCACGCCGTCCTGGTCGCGTTCGTCCTGATCTCGCTCTTCGACTCCGCGAGCGCGGCGCGCGAGGGCTCGTACCACGAGGCGGACAGCCTGGTCGCCGCCGTCTGGGCCGCCGATTCGCTGGGGACCGAGGTCAAGGACGAGGTTCGGAAGCTGAGCGCGGAGTACATCACCACGGTCGAAAAGAAGGAGTGGCCGCTGATGGCCGGGGGGCAGACGAGCCTCCCCGATCTCGGCTGGACGCACCTCGACAACTTGCGCAAGGCGGTGGACAAGGCCCCCTCGGACGACGACTGGGTCCGTGAGCGCAAGGCCGAGGCGTCCACCCAGCTCTGGCAGGTCTATGAAGCCCGGCAGGACCGGCTCAACGCGGTCGTCGGCGGCCGGGTCGGCGGCGTCGTCTGGTTCGCGCTCATTCTCGGCAGCCTCGTCTCGGCGCTGTTGCCCAACCTGTTCGGCGGTACGCGGCTGGCCGCGCATCTCGTGATCGTGTCCACCCTGGCAGGCACGGTCACGTTGCTGCTGTTCGCGATCTACCAGCTGCAGAACCCGTTCGGCGGTGGGGTACGGATCCCGCCGGACGCGTTCACCTCCGCGCTGGCGAGGATCTCTTGAGCCGGTGAGCACCGTGGACCGGGTGACGCGGACGGCGGCGACGGTGGCCGTCGCCGGCCTGGTGGGGGCGTCGGCGCTGCTGGCCCCGATGGCCGCGCGCGCCGCCGAGTCCTGCCTGGTGGTGCAGGCGGAGACCGGGTCGCACGGGAAGTCGAAGCTGCGCTGGTTCGACGCCGGATCGGGGACCACTTCGCGCGTGACCGAGCCGGGCTACCGGCTCAACGCGCTCGGCTACTCCGCGACGCGGAACCTGGTCTTCGGTGTCGCGGAAGGACTCAGCCGGGGCGGGCACGCGGTGACGATCGACCGTGACGGGAAGACCCAGGATCTCGGGCCGATCACCCGTGCCGGGAACCGGCTGCCGGTGTGGAGCCCCGTCGCCGGGGTGACCGCCGGCGCGATCGGCGAGAATTACTGGTATCTGCTCAGGAACGGCACACTGTACACAGTGGACTTGTCGCCGGGAGAGCGGTACCTGCGGGTGATCAGGACGGTGTTCCTGCGGCCGATCACGCTCGCCCACGACGTCAACGATTTCGCGTACCACAACGGATTGCTCTACGGCGTGTCCACCACCTGGCGCGGAAAGGGCGCCGTGATCACCATCGACCCGGCATCCGGCAAGGTCCGCGAAGCCGAAGACGCGCGCTTCCCGCCCGCCGACGTCTACGGCTCCGTCGTGCTCGGCCGCGACGGCGCCCTGTACGCCACGGCGAACCGGATCGGCGGGCGCAGCGTGCTCTACCGCCTCGACCGAAGCGGGCAGGTGACCGTCGTGCGTTCGGGCCCGCCGCTGGCGGGTTCGGACGCCGCGGGTTGCCTCACCGCGCCTGAGCCGCCGAAACCCGAGCCGCCCAAGCCGACTCCGACACCCACGCCGACATCCACTCGGACTCCGGTGCCGTCACCCACTCCGTCTTCCACGCCCTCGCCCAGTCCGTCTTCGTCGCCGAGTTCGAGTCCTTCACCGACCCCCTCTCCGACGCCGTCGCCGAGCCCGGCGCCCACTCCGGCACCTCAGGTGGTCCCGCCGCCCGCTCCCGCGCCGAAGCCGTCTCGTTCGGCCGCGCCCCGGGAACGGAAGGAGGAGGCGGCGGAGACCGATTCCCTTGCCCGCACGAAGGAGAAGCGGCGGTGGGGATTGACCGCGCTGGTGCTGATCCTCGGCGGCGGCGCGGCGGCGGGTGCCGTCCGGCGGGCCCGGTGAGTCAGTACTTGAACTGGTCCACGTTCTCGCGCGTGATGAGCAGCGGGTCGCCGAGGAGCACGGTCTTCGTGTCTTCCTCGTACTTGATCGCGGGGAGTTCGAGGTTGACCTTGTTCGACGGGCTGAGCCGTTTGCCCTCCGCGATCTGCTTGCCCGCCCACGCGGTGAGGTAGCCGAGCGATTCGACGTTCCACAGCACCGACAGCGACGCGGAGCCGTCCAGCAGGTACGGCTTGATCGCCTGCGGCGTCCCGACGCCGACGGTGAAGACGCGGCCGATCTTCTGCTGCGACCGCACGGCCTCGGCGACCCCGGGCGCGGACGTCGTGCATTCGCCGACCAGGCCGGTGAGGTCCGGGTACTTGGCCATCAGCCCTTTGGCCAGCGCGGTGGCGTTGTCCTTGTCCTCGCCGGCGTAGACCGTCTCGACGAGCTGTGCATGGGGGTACTCCGTAGCGGTATACGCGCGCTGAACCGCGATCCACGCGTTGAGGTTCTCGGCGGTCTCGCCGCAGGAGACTATCGCGTACTTGCCCGCGTTCCCCATCTTCTTCATCAGGGCGTCGGTGAGCGCCTTGCCGATGCCCTCCGGGGTCGCCTGGTTGACGAAGAGTTCGCGATCGGTGCCGGGTGCGTCGGTGTCCGAAGTGATCACATGGACGCCCTTGGCCCGTGCCTCGGTGATCGCGGGGGCGATCGCCCTTGGATCGTTCGGCGCGATCGCGATGACGTCCACCTGCTGGTCGACGAGGCCGCGCACGATCGAGACCTGCGCCGCGGGGTCCACCGTGACCGGGCCGGTCGAGGACCATTCGACACCGAGCTGCTTGGCCGCGGCCTGCCCGCCGGCGTTCATCGCCTCGAAGTACGGGATGCCCGCGACCTTCGGCACGAACGCGATCCGGATCGGCTTCGCCGCCGTCTCCGCCGGTTCTTCACCACCGCCACAGCCGGTCAGCCCGAACACCATGCCCCAAGCGAGCACAGTGGCAACGACGAGCGTCTTCGTCGGCCCTCGCATCTCCACCCCATAGTCACGGAACTACCTGAACCAGCCGATCGGTCTACGCGCGGTGGAGACCTCCGGCGAAACTAGGGGTCCTCGGTTACCCCGGTCAACCGGATGAGCGCAAAGGGTTACGGAAGTGAGTTCATCGACCTGGGCCGATTACCGGGTCGGCCTACGGGGGTGACGGTGAGCGACCGCGAGACGCGGATCACTGCGCCACTTATACGGGTGGGGGGTATAGTGTCCGCATGAACGAGACACGGCATGGAGCAAGCTGGTCGATGGCGGCTTCGGCGACGCTGCACTGCCTCACCGGCTGTGCGATCGGTGAGGTCCTCGGCATGGTGATCGGTACGGCGCTCGGCCTCGGCAACGTGGCGACGATCATCCTCGCGGTGGCGCTCGCTTTCGTCTTCGGCTACGCGCTGACCATGCGCGGCGTCTTGAAGTCGGGCCTGCCGTTCGGCACCGCGCTCAAGGTGGCGCTGGCGGCCGACACCGTGTCGATCGCGGTCATGGAGATCGTCGACAACGGGGTCATGCTGGTGGTGCCGGGTGCCATGGAGGCGGGGCTCGCGAGTCCGCTGTTCTGGGGCGCGCTGGCGTTCGCGCTGGCCGTCGCGTTCGTGCTGACGGTGCCGGTGAACAAGTGGATGATCGGGCGCGGGCTGGGGCATGCGAAGGTCCACGCGCACCACGGCGGGCACGGCGACCACGGCGACCACGGCGGACACAGTGGTCACGAGGGGCACCACGCGCACTGAGCGCCCTTCGTTGCACGGCCGCGGCCTGCCGGAGGTCCGTGAAGGCCTCCTTCCCTACCCTGAAGGTAGTGAAGGAGGCCTTCACTACCTTCAGGGAACGCCGCCTGCCAGGTGACCCCGCCGGGTCAGACGCTCGACAGGTCGATCGCCCTGTCGATCTCCTTCGGCATCAGCACCCGCAAAATGCCCTCCAGCAGGTAGTAGTCGGCGTAGGGCAGCGAAACCTCGACGCCGTCCTCGGCCCGCCGGTTGCGCGTCCCCCGCGCCACGATCGCCTCGGCGCGGGTGGACTTCGTGGTCAGGCAGGTGTCGCACAACGCGGTGAGGATCCGGATCGCCGCCTCGCGGTAGTGCGGCCGGTTCGCGACCTTCGCCAGGTCGAGCAGGCCGCACGCCATCACCGCGCCGGCCGAGGAGTCCTTGATGTCGTGCGGCGCCTGCGGTGCGAGGTAGTCCCACACCGGCACGGCGTCCGGGGTGAGGGCACGCAGCGCGAAGTCGGCAAGGCGTTGCGCGGTCCGCAGGAACAGCGGGTCGCCGGAACGCCGGTACATCGTGGTGAACCCGTAGATCCCCCACGCCTGACCGCGCGACCAGCAGGACGCCGGACTGTAACCCTGCACGGTGTTCGGGCCGATTTCGGCGCCGGTCTCGGGATCGAAATCGAACACGTGCGGCGTCGAACCGTCCGGGCGCAGGAAGACCCGTTCGGTCGTCTTCGCGTGGGAGACGGCGATGTCGAGGTACTTCCGGTCACCGGTCTGCTTGCTCGCGAAGGTCAGCAGATCCAGGTTCATCATCGTGTCGATGATGACCCGGCCGGCGTTGTTCGGCGTGCCGAGTGCGCCCCACGCCCGGATGAACCTCCCTTTTTCGTTGTAGCGCTGGATGAGCGACGCGGCGGCGGTGAGCGCGCCGGCGCGCCATTTCTCGTCGCCGGTGAGCCGCCAGCCGGTCACCCACGACGGGTAGAAGAGGAATCCGAGGTCGTGGTCCCGCGTCTCGTGCTGGCGCGGCGCGAGCTTTTCCGCCGACGCCATGGCGAGGGTGCGGAATTGCGGATCGCCGCTGTAGATCGAGGCGAGCCATAAAGTGCCCGGCCAGAATCCGCCGATCCAGCCGCCGTTCTGCGAATAGGTCCATTTCTCGAACCGGGTGATCTCCGGAAAGGCCGTCACGCCGGGTGCGACGGCTCGCAGCTTGGTCACCGCGTAGTCGGCCGTTCGGCGGAATGTCCTTAGGCTGTCGGCCACTTCCCCGGCCGCACTGGCGGCCGGGGTGATCGCCGTCGCCGCGACGGCGGCAATGCCGGGAACATGGGTAAAAAGGGTTCGCCGGGAAACGCTCACCATACCCGCCATTCGTCAGTGGGAAATGCGTCACGGGAGTTTCGCACGACGATCACGGCATTGTGAAGACCATTCATGGTTGTGAATAAACGGCTCACTCAGTGGGACGGATGTTCGCGTTGTGCCGGAACACGTTGTCCGGGTCGTACACCGCCTTGACGGCGGCCAGGCGCGCGTACTTCTCCGCGCCGAACGCCGTGCGCACCCGGTCTTCGTCGTATTCGTTCATGAAGTTCAGGTAGCCGCCGTAGTTGTTGGAATGCGGCAGGAGTTCTTCCCGCAGCGGGACGAAAGGGCGAAGGCCCGGCGTTATGGGGTACGCCGGGCCTTCGCGATCTGTGTTCGACCTCTGACCCCGCGACCGCGATCGACGTGGCCAGGGGCGCCTTGTCACCGCGATAGCGGGGCCTTCGGCCGAAGCGGGTTCAGGGGGTCACGAGCACTTGGGTGCCACCGGCAGGTCCGAGCCGGTCTGCACGTAGGTGTCGGAGACGTAGTGCCCCGGGCCGATCCGGTCCCAGACGTTGCTGGTGCCGAACTTGCCGGTGACGGTCTCGCCCTCGACGTAGCACTCGATGTTGACCTTCGCGTAGTTCGCCGCGAGGCCCTTGATCGCCGCGGTGGTGCTGGCCGAAGCCCGGACGTTCATCGGGTCGCCCGCGGTGCTGATGACGCCGGTCGGGCCGGAGCCGGTCCACAGGTAGGAGACGTTGACCCAGCCGTTGTCCGTCATCTTCAGACCGTCCCAGAAGGTGCCGTCCGCGAGGTCGATCCCCGCCGGGTTGGCCACCTTGCGGCCGAACTCGTCCTTGCCGCCGTTGTAGCCGTCCTGGTACGCCGCCTGTGCCTCGGGCTTGCCCTGCGGCAGGTTCTTCCACATCTGGCGGGTGGCCGACGGGTTCCAGTAGTCGTCCTTGGTGTTCCACGGACCGACGTCCCACACCGGCGCGTACTCGCAGCGGCTGTTGTCGGTGCGGCAGATCCGGACGGTGTAGTTGCCGGTGTTCTTCGGCGCCAGGCCACGGCCAGAGGGGAGGGCGACGAAGTGGTCGCGGGACTTGATCACGTGGCCGTTGGCGGTGGTGCCGCCGACGAGGCCCTCGCGGGTGCCGTAGACCCGGTACGTCAGCGGGGCCGCGGCCGCGCCGATCGCGTTGACCTGCGGGCCGAGCTCACCCTGAAGGGTGACGTCGCTGACCTTCGCGGTCACGCCGTCGGTCACCGTGCGCAGTCCGATGCGGACCTGGACGGTGGAGACGGAGGCGGGCAGGTGGGCGGCGCCGCCCTCGGTGGGCGTCCACTCCGTCCAGTCCTGGGAGTTGAGCCTGCCTCGGACGTCGACCTCGACCTCGGTGCCCTTCGGCGCGTCGGCGGTCACCTGGGCGGTGACGCGGTTCACCGGCTTCCCGAGCTTCTGCTCGGCGAGCAGCAGGTAACCCTGGCTGCCGACGGAGTCGGGTTTTCTGTGCCAGGCGGCGTTTTCCAGGCTGAGCACGCCGCCGTCGCTGCGGACGTTGACGTCGTCGCCGTCCACAGTGGACAAGTCGGCGCGCCAGCTTCCCTCGGGCGCCGCGTTCGCGGGGCTGGCGGCCAAGGCGGTGACCGCCCCCACGGCCAGCACGGCCGCCATCACCCGGCGGGCCTTAACGGTCCGGACCATTCCGGTCTCCCTTCGAGCACTCTCGGTGGCTACGAAGGGAGCTTCGCCGGGGGGTGTACACGATCGATACAAACGTGAGTCGGCACCTGATCGCGGTGGGTGAACCCGCAATCAGGTGCCGAAGTGCGAAAAGGTCAGGCGCTCGCGGAGTCGTTGTAGGAGGCTTCGGCCGCTTCCTGCAGGCGCGAAGCGAGTGCGGATTCCTGTGGCCGCGCGGAGAGTTCCCGCCACAACGCCAGCGCGCGCTCCGAATAGGTCCGCGACCGCTCGGGCTGGCTCAGCGCCTCGTGCAGTTCCCCGAGCAGCTGGGACACCTCGGCCTCGGACCGGCGATCCCCGTTGCGCCGGTGCACGCTCAGCGAATTGACCAGCAGCAGCTGCGCGTGGGCCAGATCGCCGCTGTGCAGATACAACTCGCCGAGGTTCTGGTTCGCGTAGCCGACGCAGTGGTCGTCGCCGAGTTCGTTGAAGATCGCGATGGCACGGTCGACCCACTCCCGCGCGCCCGCGAGGTCGCCCTGGTGCTGGCGCAGCATGGCGAGCCGTTTCAACGCGTGCGCCTCCCGGTGCCGATCGCCGATCCGGGCGGACTGATCGAGCGCCTCGGTGAACCAGCGTTCCGCTTCGTCGAACCGGCGCCGCGCCAGCCACACCGCGCC is a genomic window containing:
- a CDS encoding ABC transporter permease; the protein is MNLNYLALEIKRIVRSPQFALFTIGMPLAMFLLFGGIFGAREIAPGISTATVTMVNMAAYGAMTAALFTGTRVATERTDGWQRTLRLTPMRAPGYLMVKVSAGLFVALPVLLVIFAAGMIRGIRLETGQWLTIFGTLWLGTLPFAVLGLMIGLFGKGDTVQAVTGALMLPLGMFGGLWIPLQVLPGWMNTAGHLMPTYWLGEIGRAPVLGGSGTLTAVGVLAAWLVIPALVVMARFRLDTARL
- a CDS encoding DNA polymerase IV — protein: MGGHDRWVIHLDMDAFYASCEQLTRPTLSHRPVLVGGAGPRGVVAGASYQAREHGIKSAMPMSQARRLLPPNGVILPPRFKLYELLSTQVFDLVAQYAPVLERISLDEAFAEPPSLAGASSDEVREFGARLREHIRSEIGLVASIGAASGKQVAKVASDLAKPDGLLVVDQGTERDFLAPLPTRVLWGIGPVAEGKLRAIGVRTLGQLTALSDADAVSTLGSVVGRDLRRLATGVDDRPVSDRAELKQVSAETTFDRDLIDLTSLRREVRDLAVHAHRRLVNAGRVARTVVVKLRHTDFSTVTRSETMASPTDEFDQLAAMAERLLIDPTEFGGVRLAGVAFSGLSVPHQDPLFTLSVPAAETPVVERAPAPVPVPVVSSSWRPGDDVVHESYGTGWVQGAGHGRVTVRFETRTSGPGVARTFPQEDPALRRGEPGDCLA
- a CDS encoding autoinducer 2 ABC transporter substrate-binding protein yields the protein MEMRGPTKTLVVATVLAWGMVFGLTGCGGGEEPAETAAKPIRIAFVPKVAGIPYFEAMNAGGQAAAKQLGVEWSSTGPVTVDPAAQVSIVRGLVDQQVDVIAIAPNDPRAIAPAITEARAKGVHVITSDTDAPGTDRELFVNQATPEGIGKALTDALMKKMGNAGKYAIVSCGETAENLNAWIAVQRAYTATEYPHAQLVETVYAGEDKDNATALAKGLMAKYPDLTGLVGECTTSAPGVAEAVRSQQKIGRVFTVGVGTPQAIKPYLLDGSASLSVLWNVESLGYLTAWAGKQIAEGKRLSPSNKVNLELPAIKYEEDTKTVLLGDPLLITRENVDQFKY
- a CDS encoding CapA family protein; this encodes MLSSRARQTTALLGAALLLAGCGSAPEQRQPPATSEAPPSSQAPDGSFTVVATGDVLIHPALTEQAKEDGGGKIDYRPLLAGIKPLISGADLGICHLETPLAPKGGPYSGYPSFSAPPEIAGALKDTGYDNCSTASNHTIDQGVDGATRTLDELDEAGIKHTGSARSAEEAKKPLIVDVTGVKVAQLSYSYGFNGIKVPAGKPWLVNQIDAEDVIAEAKAARKAGAQVVLASLHWGTEYQHEPTAEQRSLAKKLLGDDSIDLIIGHHAHVVQPFEQINGKWVAYGLGNSVARHSEPKGSTEQGAAARFRFVRDGERWKVDKAEYVPTLVQLGPPIRLLDLTAGQAGNAGAEALEATDEVVLSRGAGERGLTRPGR
- a CDS encoding transcriptional regulator, producing MSEDGLPQLDPVIHAQARLRVTVALSSLGPGDSITFPRLQQLLDMTPGNLSTHLRKLEDAGYVEITKAFEHRTPVTLVQLTTRGRAAFEEYTKALHRLLEVPGDGRA
- a CDS encoding family 2 encapsulin nanocompartment cargo protein polyprenyl transferase, with the protein product MTTIETHTGARPAGEVLTWSRNLLDPALREAVDGMPESMRLIAGYHFGWWDEHGRPSTSDNGKALRPALALLSARAVGGHAEIAVPVGVAVEMVHNFSLLHDDVMDSDTTRRHRPTAWTVFGTGAAILAGDALLCRAFEVLAPFGQTALRVLSTAVIDLLEGQSADLKFEERGDVDTAECVRMAEGKTGALLGASCTLGALAGEGRQDQVDRLTEYGRALGLAFQHIDDLLGIWGDPAVTGKPVHSDLSNRKKSLPVVAALHSGTEAGRELDALYRKENLDAAELPHAAELVERAGGRAWSQEQADALLTGALHHLAVSNPVPRPGAELAALAKLVVRRRY
- a CDS encoding DUF6923 family protein: MSTVDRVTRTAATVAVAGLVGASALLAPMAARAAESCLVVQAETGSHGKSKLRWFDAGSGTTSRVTEPGYRLNALGYSATRNLVFGVAEGLSRGGHAVTIDRDGKTQDLGPITRAGNRLPVWSPVAGVTAGAIGENYWYLLRNGTLYTVDLSPGERYLRVIRTVFLRPITLAHDVNDFAYHNGLLYGVSTTWRGKGAVITIDPASGKVREAEDARFPPADVYGSVVLGRDGALYATANRIGGRSVLYRLDRSGQVTVVRSGPPLAGSDAAGCLTAPEPPKPEPPKPTPTPTPTSTRTPVPSPTPSSTPSPSPSSSPSSSPSPTPSPTPSPSPAPTPAPQVVPPPAPAPKPSRSAAPRERKEEAAETDSLARTKEKRRWGLTALVLILGGGAAAGAVRRAR